One stretch of Cytophagia bacterium CHB2 DNA includes these proteins:
- the efp gene encoding elongation factor P, with protein MAAASDFRNGMAILHNNDVWVIVEFQHFNPGNWRAMVRTKLKHAKSGRVVDHTFRMSDKIEEVQLEEKDMQYLYEADNNLYFMDNETYEQTFISGDLLGDQKRFLKEGNICHVMFYEGKAISAELPFFIEFKVTEAEPAVKGDTATGVMKNAVIETGAKVQVPLFIKEGDNIKIDTRTGKYLERVK; from the coding sequence ATGGCAGCAGCTTCCGATTTTCGCAATGGCATGGCGATCTTGCACAACAACGATGTTTGGGTAATCGTCGAATTTCAGCATTTTAATCCGGGAAACTGGCGCGCAATGGTGCGCACAAAATTAAAGCACGCCAAATCCGGCCGGGTCGTCGACCACACTTTCCGCATGTCTGATAAGATCGAAGAAGTCCAGCTTGAAGAAAAAGACATGCAATATCTCTACGAGGCCGACAACAATCTTTATTTTATGGATAATGAAACGTACGAGCAGACCTTCATCTCAGGAGATTTGCTGGGCGACCAAAAACGTTTCTTGAAGGAAGGCAATATCTGCCACGTTATGTTTTATGAAGGCAAAGCCATTTCCGCGGAACTGCCGTTCTTCATCGAATTCAAAGTTACCGAAGCCGAGCCTGCGGTGAAAGGCGATACCGCCACCGGCGTCATGAAAAACGCGGTGATTGAAACCGGCGCCAAAGTGCAGGTGCCGCTTTTTATCAAAGAAGGCGACAACATCAAAATCGACACCCGCACGGGCAAATATTTGGAGCGGGTGAAGTAA